A genomic stretch from Oncorhynchus tshawytscha isolate Ot180627B linkage group LG07, Otsh_v2.0, whole genome shotgun sequence includes:
- the LOC112253642 gene encoding early endosome antigen 1 isoform X1, which produces MNGLVKICCNLSILGFNTTRKMDLSKNTVANRRNRNATKGKKATHKSNISPAISRLIQDPSNHIPLGRQLQRTPPTLELNVTRPLSFKTHVIETTPGQEPVSPALNMTMDLYTIEPAETDTCRRSRITSSTLCSGSVLEEDPYSLIRGMQGYEVTPADLVFLKRARQERQINALQRELDELLRQRRNQMLARDLSLASREKIQTDLDEILSCEQTVQMGQVFLSRKLSSTEVEALDSKSLLAQIKTADVQQAVEEEQAEITALEDSVARALELRERGEQRQQEIENRNRAILTKKVNIKHLMKELSELKSQLAGAEESLLAIQGKMDTLKDTEKEEDTGPQEALQVAPSQAKAPKKAPKTKRNGGETITQQASHVRIKAENTPTIVGEPHMASGLRRSTRIATKKSCVENKPVLRKTRPVKTSISL; this is translated from the exons atgaacgGTTTAGTCAAAATATGTTGCAATTTGTCTATTTTAGGTTTCAACACAACAAGAAAAATGGATCTCTCGAAGAATACCGTTgcaaacaggagaaacagaaaTGCAACCAAAGGGAAAAAAGCTACTCACAAGTCAAATATTTCACCGGCGATCAGTAGACTCATTCAAGACCCTTCAAATCATATTCCATTGGGACGACAACTTCAGAGGACACCGCCAACGTTAGAGTTGAACGTAACTCGGCCTTTGAGCTTTAAAACACATGTG ATTGAAACCACCCCTGGGCAAGAACCCGTGTCTCCTGCGCTAAATATGACCATGGACCTTTACACAATCGAGCCTGCAGAAACGGATACATGCCGACGGTCTCGCATCACTTCAAGCACAC TCTGTTCAGGCAGTGTGCTGGAAGAAGACCCCTACTCATTGATAAGAGGCATGCAGGGCTATGAGGTTACTCCAGCAGACCTTGTATTCCTGAAGAGAGCCAGGCAGGAGAGGCAGATCAATGCCTTACAG AGAGAGCTGGATGAGTTACTGAGGCAGCGGAGGAACCAGATGCTGGCCAGGGATCTGTCCTTGGCCTCCAGAGAGAAGATCCAAACTGACCTTGATGAG ATCCTGTCCTGTGAGCAGACTGTTCAAATGGGGCAAGTGTTCCTCTCGAGGAAGCTGAGCTCAACGGAGGTAGAGGCCCTGGACTCCAAGTCCCTCCTGGCCCAGATAAAGACTGCTGATGTCCAGCAAGCTGTAGAGGAGGAACAAGCTGAGATCACTGCACTAGAGGACAGCGTGGCCAGAGCCCTGGAGCTCAG agagagaggggagcaaagACAACAGGAGATTGAGAATCGGAACAGAGCCATCCTCACGAAAAAG GTAAACATCAAGCATCTGATGAAGGAACTATCAGAGCTCAAATCCCAGCTGGCTGGGGCAGAG GAGTCTTTGCTAGCCATTCAAGGCAAGATGGACACTTTGAAAGACACAGAAAAAGAGGAAGACACAGGTCCCCAGGAGGCATTGCAAGTCGCCCCAAGCCAAGCAAAAGCTCCCAAGAAGGCACCCAAGACGAAAAGGAATGGTGGAGAAACAATTACCCAACAGGCTTCTCATGTCCGAATTAAAGCTGAAAATACACCTACCATAGTTGGAGAGCCACATATGGCCAGTGGTCTCAGACGATCTACAAGAATAGCTACCAAGAAGAGCTGCGTTGAGAATAAGCCTGTTTTAAGGAAAACTCGCCCTGTCAAAACAAGCATTTCACTTTGA
- the LOC112253642 gene encoding early endosome antigen 1 isoform X2, with the protein MDLSKNTVANRRNRNATKGKKATHKSNISPAISRLIQDPSNHIPLGRQLQRTPPTLELNVTRPLSFKTHVIETTPGQEPVSPALNMTMDLYTIEPAETDTCRRSRITSSTLCSGSVLEEDPYSLIRGMQGYEVTPADLVFLKRARQERQINALQRELDELLRQRRNQMLARDLSLASREKIQTDLDEILSCEQTVQMGQVFLSRKLSSTEVEALDSKSLLAQIKTADVQQAVEEEQAEITALEDSVARALELRERGEQRQQEIENRNRAILTKKVNIKHLMKELSELKSQLAGAEESLLAIQGKMDTLKDTEKEEDTGPQEALQVAPSQAKAPKKAPKTKRNGGETITQQASHVRIKAENTPTIVGEPHMASGLRRSTRIATKKSCVENKPVLRKTRPVKTSISL; encoded by the exons ATGGATCTCTCGAAGAATACCGTTgcaaacaggagaaacagaaaTGCAACCAAAGGGAAAAAAGCTACTCACAAGTCAAATATTTCACCGGCGATCAGTAGACTCATTCAAGACCCTTCAAATCATATTCCATTGGGACGACAACTTCAGAGGACACCGCCAACGTTAGAGTTGAACGTAACTCGGCCTTTGAGCTTTAAAACACATGTG ATTGAAACCACCCCTGGGCAAGAACCCGTGTCTCCTGCGCTAAATATGACCATGGACCTTTACACAATCGAGCCTGCAGAAACGGATACATGCCGACGGTCTCGCATCACTTCAAGCACAC TCTGTTCAGGCAGTGTGCTGGAAGAAGACCCCTACTCATTGATAAGAGGCATGCAGGGCTATGAGGTTACTCCAGCAGACCTTGTATTCCTGAAGAGAGCCAGGCAGGAGAGGCAGATCAATGCCTTACAG AGAGAGCTGGATGAGTTACTGAGGCAGCGGAGGAACCAGATGCTGGCCAGGGATCTGTCCTTGGCCTCCAGAGAGAAGATCCAAACTGACCTTGATGAG ATCCTGTCCTGTGAGCAGACTGTTCAAATGGGGCAAGTGTTCCTCTCGAGGAAGCTGAGCTCAACGGAGGTAGAGGCCCTGGACTCCAAGTCCCTCCTGGCCCAGATAAAGACTGCTGATGTCCAGCAAGCTGTAGAGGAGGAACAAGCTGAGATCACTGCACTAGAGGACAGCGTGGCCAGAGCCCTGGAGCTCAG agagagaggggagcaaagACAACAGGAGATTGAGAATCGGAACAGAGCCATCCTCACGAAAAAG GTAAACATCAAGCATCTGATGAAGGAACTATCAGAGCTCAAATCCCAGCTGGCTGGGGCAGAG GAGTCTTTGCTAGCCATTCAAGGCAAGATGGACACTTTGAAAGACACAGAAAAAGAGGAAGACACAGGTCCCCAGGAGGCATTGCAAGTCGCCCCAAGCCAAGCAAAAGCTCCCAAGAAGGCACCCAAGACGAAAAGGAATGGTGGAGAAACAATTACCCAACAGGCTTCTCATGTCCGAATTAAAGCTGAAAATACACCTACCATAGTTGGAGAGCCACATATGGCCAGTGGTCTCAGACGATCTACAAGAATAGCTACCAAGAAGAGCTGCGTTGAGAATAAGCCTGTTTTAAGGAAAACTCGCCCTGTCAAAACAAGCATTTCACTTTGA
- the LOC112253642 gene encoding early endosome antigen 1 isoform X3, whose product MQKIETTPGQEPVSPALNMTMDLYTIEPAETDTCRRSRITSSTLCSGSVLEEDPYSLIRGMQGYEVTPADLVFLKRARQERQINALQRELDELLRQRRNQMLARDLSLASREKIQTDLDEILSCEQTVQMGQVFLSRKLSSTEVEALDSKSLLAQIKTADVQQAVEEEQAEITALEDSVARALELRERGEQRQQEIENRNRAILTKKVNIKHLMKELSELKSQLAGAEESLLAIQGKMDTLKDTEKEEDTGPQEALQVAPSQAKAPKKAPKTKRNGGETITQQASHVRIKAENTPTIVGEPHMASGLRRSTRIATKKSCVENKPVLRKTRPVKTSISL is encoded by the exons ATGCAAAAG ATTGAAACCACCCCTGGGCAAGAACCCGTGTCTCCTGCGCTAAATATGACCATGGACCTTTACACAATCGAGCCTGCAGAAACGGATACATGCCGACGGTCTCGCATCACTTCAAGCACAC TCTGTTCAGGCAGTGTGCTGGAAGAAGACCCCTACTCATTGATAAGAGGCATGCAGGGCTATGAGGTTACTCCAGCAGACCTTGTATTCCTGAAGAGAGCCAGGCAGGAGAGGCAGATCAATGCCTTACAG AGAGAGCTGGATGAGTTACTGAGGCAGCGGAGGAACCAGATGCTGGCCAGGGATCTGTCCTTGGCCTCCAGAGAGAAGATCCAAACTGACCTTGATGAG ATCCTGTCCTGTGAGCAGACTGTTCAAATGGGGCAAGTGTTCCTCTCGAGGAAGCTGAGCTCAACGGAGGTAGAGGCCCTGGACTCCAAGTCCCTCCTGGCCCAGATAAAGACTGCTGATGTCCAGCAAGCTGTAGAGGAGGAACAAGCTGAGATCACTGCACTAGAGGACAGCGTGGCCAGAGCCCTGGAGCTCAG agagagaggggagcaaagACAACAGGAGATTGAGAATCGGAACAGAGCCATCCTCACGAAAAAG GTAAACATCAAGCATCTGATGAAGGAACTATCAGAGCTCAAATCCCAGCTGGCTGGGGCAGAG GAGTCTTTGCTAGCCATTCAAGGCAAGATGGACACTTTGAAAGACACAGAAAAAGAGGAAGACACAGGTCCCCAGGAGGCATTGCAAGTCGCCCCAAGCCAAGCAAAAGCTCCCAAGAAGGCACCCAAGACGAAAAGGAATGGTGGAGAAACAATTACCCAACAGGCTTCTCATGTCCGAATTAAAGCTGAAAATACACCTACCATAGTTGGAGAGCCACATATGGCCAGTGGTCTCAGACGATCTACAAGAATAGCTACCAAGAAGAGCTGCGTTGAGAATAAGCCTGTTTTAAGGAAAACTCGCCCTGTCAAAACAAGCATTTCACTTTGA